The Pyrenophora tritici-repentis strain M4 chromosome 2, whole genome shotgun sequence genome window below encodes:
- a CDS encoding Zn-finger protein codes for MVFCTYCGQSFTRDEHLERHILTHTNVKPFKCFTCHMSFARRDLLQRHYTVHGRNQNNEEGLPPQGIIPKSAGRTPIACSNCAKTKTKCDKKFPCTRCAQRNLKCTLRPTRRASKGVQRVGGSAETASGDSSEGGSTTETQNTSDNVSPSHEGSTQQGNAHSSPAQISQPSQIPNSQPPSQRQSQSPSATQSRHPSISQPVQAPPHVSPEDKALHLSLANTPPFFDNQAPSLLSPLPTPVTGMSAFVSSTPMSGYDDFVRTVRDHSDNDSPQYMMNPWNTIPMDTGFDNMQLDPTLMLTMSMDMNMRQPQDAILGMIPEMSPTQTFQPIPTPRVDESFSDLQIGSSASMYYSPNRHSSIADAGIPDLGAIIAAQDGWTVFRCTPSIPSNACPRTARLNLERLEISLKNHEGWSNWTPSWDENDFQQGGQISVAKLHEATRDKLLAITQSFLHKALDIHKDGSNSSSSGESPGSTASHSSNFVLLPPARVLEYFLQSYANSFERYYPTSARGVLDTNELMQNYNDKASSLLILMMIAQGAMTIPSIEARWLTGGFTEACRISLFDLVEKNIIMAGDPIVLRAALLFTVQAAWSGDKWQMDIAMGQRGMYFAMLRHSGILDVQPPATPHMNGSMTTDALWKDWLHQESRSRLIYSWVMVDQDLSLFHDTAPLFSVTEFGAPMPDSDRLWQAQTASKWSDMFNQVHEFSNGYSSVGSGARPPSLRELFRHFLDDEIVVQDVQEIHLTPMHLRLLLHPLQTLVCQFCQLLSCFSDSVTSSRSRNRALTAASTRVRLEEVQSLLGRWYDLAQRYMKSNPVCPMMQANLVMFHLISMNAVTNFPEIERLARREGIDGTYQQMLWMHKKCLSDVQEAITHAGQVLRLIREMPRGIRPPWWAGAIYRASLVMWTDSLTHNESLSPNQQGGFQPPNTAFSVDRLPADHPTILRYMSRREGIPTLTKRDGVPVPLDNSFAVLSHCIELIDEGVATRFSDGIRSKLEKLARGQ; via the exons ATGGTCTTTTGCACATATTGTGGACAGTCGTTCACTAGAGACGAACATCTAGAACGTCATATTCTCACCC ATACCAATGTCAAGCCCTTCAAGTGCTTTACTTGCCACATGAGCTTTGCTCGTCG CGATCTATTACAGAGGCATTACACCGTCCACGGCCGCAACCAGAATAACGAAGAGGGTCTCCCGCCCCAAGGAATAATACCCAAGTCCGCTGGTCGCACACCCATCGCCTGCAGCAACTGCGCAAAGACGAAGACCAAGTGTGACAAGAAGTTCCCTTGTACTCGGTGCGCCCAGAGAAACCTAAAATGCACACTCCGGCCGACCCGGCGAGCGTCGAAAGGTGTGCAGCGTGTGGGAGGTTCGGCCGAAACTGCAAGTGGCGACTCGAGCGAAGGCGGGAGTACTACGGAAACCCAAAATACCTCCGACAACGTCTCGCCGAGCCACGAGGGGTCAACACAGCAAGGAAATGCACATTCATCTCCTGCCCAGATCTCGCAGCCATCACAGATTCCCAACAGTCAACCCCCATCGCAACGCCAGTCACAATCGCCGTCGGCGACACAATCACGGCATCCTTCCATCTCACAACCAGTGCAGGCACCACCTCATGTCAGCCCAGAGGACAAGGCTCTTCATCTTTCGCTTGCCAACACCCCTCCGTTTTTTGATAACCAGgctccttctcttctctCGCCACTGCCGACTCCTGTCACCGGCATGAGTGCTTTCGTGTCGTCAACACCAATGTCCGGATACGACGACTTCGTAAGGACTGTACGGGATCATTCCGATAACGATAGTCCGCAGTACATGATGAATCCCTGGAACACCATACCTATGGACACAGGCTTCGACAACATGCAATTAGACCCAACCTTGATGCTTACCATGAGCATGGATATGAACATGAGGCAACCTCAGGACGCTATCCTTGGCATGATCCCAGAAATGTCTCCTACCCAGACATTCCAACCCATCCCGACACCCAGGGTGGACGAATCGTTTTCCGATCTCCAGATTGGCAGTTCAGCGTCGATGTACTACTCGCCAAATAGACATTCGTCCATTGCGGATGCTGGTATTCCCGATCTCGGTGCAATCATCGCGGCTCAGGACGGCTGGACGGTCTTCCGTTGCACTCCGTCTATTCCTTCCAACGCGTGTCCACGCACTGCACGGCTTAACCTCGAACGACTGGAGATCAGCCTAAAGAATCACGAAGGCTGGAGCAACTGGACGCCGTCATGGGACGAGAACGACTTCCAGCAAGGAGGCCAAATATCAGTGGCGAAGTTGCATGAAGCAACACGCGATAAGCTTCTCGCTATCACCCAAAGCTTCCTGCACAAAGCCCTCGACATCCACAAGGACGGCAGTAACTCGTCCAGCAGTGGCGAATCTCCCGGATCCACGGCTTCTCACTCCTCAAATTTCGTCCTCCTTCCGCCAGCTCGCGTTCTCGAGTACTTCCTCCAGTCCTATGCCAACTCTTTCGAACGCTATTACCCAACCTCTGCTAGGGGCGTCTTGGATACCAACGAGCTTATGCAGAACTACAACGACAAAGCATCGAGTTTGCTGATCCTTATGATGATTGCTCAAGGTGCCATGACGATTCCGTCGATAGAAGCGAGATGGCTAACCGGCGGTTTCACGGAAGCATGTCGCATCTCACTGTTCGACCTTGTTGAGAAGAATATCATAATGGCCGGTGACCCCATCGTGCTGCGTGCTGCTCTTCTCTTCACTGTCCAAGCGGCGTGGAGTGGCGACAAGTGGCAGATGGATATCGCCATGGGCCAGCGTGGTATGTATTTTGCGATGCTGCGACATTCGGGTATCCTTGACGTCCAACCGCCGGCGACTCCGCACATGAATGGGAGCATGACGACGGATGCGTTGTGGAAGGATTGGCTTCACCAAGAAAGCCGCAGTCG CCTCATCTACTCGTGGGTCATGGTCGATCAAGATCTTTCGCTGTTCCACGACACTGCGCCCCTGTTCTCAGTAACAGAGTTTGGTGCGCCAATGCCCGACTCAGATCGTCTCTGGCAGGCACAGACCGCTTCCAAATGGTCTGACATGTTCAACCAAGTGCACGAATTCTCAAACGGCTACTCTTCGGTTGGCTCGGGAGCGAGACCACCTAGCCTGAGAGAACTCTTCCGTCACTTCCTGGACGACGAGATTGTTGTCCAGGATGTCCAGGAAATTCACCTCACACCCATGCACCTGCGTCTGCTGCTTCACCCCCTGCAGACTCTCGTTTGCCAGTTTTGCCAGCTTCTCAGCTGCTTCTCCGATAGTGTCACTTCCTCGCGGTCGCGGAACCGGGCGCTCACAGCAGCGTCGACGCGCGTTCGCCTCGAGGAGGTACAGAGCTTGTTGGGACGCTGGTACGATCTTGCGCAACGCTACATGAAGTCCAACCCCGTGTGTCCCATGATGCAAGCCAACCTAGTCATGTTCCACCTCATCAGCATGAACGCCGTCACAAACTTCCCTGAGATCGAGCGCCTTGCGCGACGAGAGGGTATAGACGGCACATACCAACAGATGCTGTGGATGCACAAGAAGTGCTTGTCAGATGTCCAGGAGGCCATCACACACGCTGGTCAAGTCCTGCGTCTCATCCGGGAAATGCCACGAGGCATCCGTCCCCCGTGGTGGGCAGGCGCAATCTATCGCGCCTCCCTCGTTATGTGGACCGACTCACTGACTCACAACGAGTCGTTGAGCCCCAACCAACAAGGAGGCTTTCAACCACCAAACACCGCCTTCTCAGTGGATCGTCTTCCTGCCGACCATCCAACCATCCTGAGATACATGTCCCGAAGGGAGGGCATTCCTACCCTCACCAAGCGGGACGGAGTCCCTGTTCCGTTGGACAACAGCTTCGCAGTTCTATCGCATTGTATTGAGCTCATCGACGAGGGCGTTGCAACCCGCTTCTCCGACGGCATCCGCAGCAAGCTCGAGAAGCTCGCGCGTGGCCAGTGA